A genomic segment from Limosilactobacillus sp. encodes:
- the glyA gene encoding serine hydroxymethyltransferase: protein MEYAGKSPELWAAIAKEEQRQQDTIELIASENIVSKEVRQAQGSVLTNKYAEGYPGKRYYGGCQYIDQVEQLAIDYAKKLFGAEYVNVQPHSGSQANMAVYQALLKPGDKILGMGMDAGGHLTHGSKVNFSGKVYQSFSYGLDPETELLDYDHIREIAKEVQPQLIVAGASAYSQIIDWQKFREIADEVGAYLMVDMAHIAGLVATGAHPSPVPVADVVTTTTHKTLRGPRGGMILSKDAKLGKKINSALFPGTQGGPLEHVIAGKAQAFYEDLQPQFTDYINQVVKNAAAMADEFSKSGAVRVVSGGTANHLMIIDITKTGITGKDAQDLLDAVHITTNKESIPGDPRSPFVTSGLRIGTPAITSRGFKEDDARQVADLIVKLLTNADDDAVREEVAQGVHELTTKHPIDED, encoded by the coding sequence ATGGAATATGCAGGCAAATCACCCGAACTGTGGGCAGCAATCGCAAAGGAAGAACAACGGCAGCAGGACACGATCGAACTGATCGCCTCCGAAAACATCGTCTCTAAGGAAGTCCGCCAGGCGCAGGGCTCCGTCTTGACGAACAAGTACGCGGAAGGCTATCCTGGCAAGCGTTACTACGGTGGCTGCCAGTACATCGACCAGGTCGAACAGCTGGCGATCGACTACGCCAAGAAGCTCTTCGGTGCCGAATACGTCAACGTTCAGCCTCACTCCGGCTCCCAAGCCAACATGGCCGTCTACCAGGCGCTGCTGAAGCCCGGTGACAAGATCCTCGGCATGGGGATGGACGCCGGTGGGCACCTGACCCACGGCTCCAAGGTTAACTTCAGTGGGAAGGTCTACCAATCCTTCAGCTACGGCCTGGACCCAGAGACCGAGCTGCTCGACTACGACCACATTCGTGAAATCGCCAAGGAAGTTCAACCACAGCTGATCGTGGCCGGGGCCTCCGCTTACAGCCAGATCATCGACTGGCAGAAGTTCCGCGAGATCGCCGATGAGGTTGGCGCTTACCTGATGGTTGACATGGCCCACATCGCCGGCCTGGTTGCCACTGGCGCCCACCCGAGTCCGGTGCCGGTTGCCGACGTGGTTACGACGACTACCCACAAGACCCTGCGTGGCCCACGTGGGGGGATGATCCTGTCCAAGGACGCCAAGCTGGGCAAGAAGATCAATTCCGCCCTCTTCCCAGGAACCCAGGGTGGCCCGCTGGAACACGTGATTGCCGGCAAGGCCCAGGCATTCTATGAAGACCTGCAGCCACAGTTCACCGACTACATCAACCAGGTAGTTAAGAACGCCGCTGCCATGGCCGATGAATTCAGCAAGTCCGGCGCGGTGCGGGTCGTTTCCGGCGGCACTGCCAACCACCTGATGATCATCGACATCACCAAGACCGGCATCACCGGCAAGGATGCCCAGGACCTGCTCGACGCGGTTCACATCACGACCAACAAGGAATCAATCCCTGGCGACCCACGGAGCCCATTCGTTACCAGTGGGCTGCGGATTGGGACGCCGGCCATCACCAGCCGGGGCTTTAAGGAAGACGATGCCCGCCAAGTCGCCGACCTGATCGTCAAGCTGCTGACCAACGCCGATGACGACGCGGTTCGCGAAGAGGTGGCTCAGGGCGTCCACGAGCTGACGACCAAGCACCCAATTGACGAAGACTAG
- a CDS encoding Rpn family recombination-promoting nuclease/putative transposase has product MSSREQERRAAAAKWERLTLANDRMFGMVMEDEQICLQLLQQIFPELKIKSIQRVATQKQVNTTLGVKSPRFDVYVQDDQNRIYILEMQVKNNHNLPFRMRYYLNHADILKPGDKYDEQHVTPIYVIFFCDFDYYGDDEMFDEYEMRSVKNPDRSAGAEFYMVVFNAKATDFHDKMGVAGFLRLMHNERTPGDELAERIYQKMERIKHDPERRRSFMKYELDLMEARNEGQAIGLKKGREQGIESAVKMLISLRLDDETIVHKLMDAYNLSYEEAWHYLEQAR; this is encoded by the coding sequence ATGAGCAGCCGAGAACAAGAAAGACGGGCGGCCGCGGCCAAGTGGGAGCGGCTAACGTTGGCGAATGATCGTATGTTTGGAATGGTCATGGAGGACGAGCAGATCTGCTTGCAACTGCTCCAGCAAATTTTCCCGGAGCTAAAGATCAAAAGTATCCAACGAGTTGCGACGCAAAAGCAGGTCAATACAACGCTGGGTGTCAAGTCGCCGCGCTTTGACGTTTATGTGCAAGATGATCAAAACCGGATATATATTCTAGAGATGCAGGTGAAGAACAATCATAATCTGCCATTCAGAATGCGCTACTACTTGAACCATGCGGATATACTCAAGCCTGGTGACAAGTATGATGAGCAGCATGTCACCCCGATCTACGTGATTTTCTTCTGCGACTTTGACTATTACGGCGACGACGAGATGTTCGATGAATATGAGATGCGCTCGGTCAAAAATCCCGATCGTTCTGCCGGAGCGGAGTTTTACATGGTAGTTTTCAATGCGAAGGCAACAGACTTTCATGATAAAATGGGGGTAGCAGGATTCCTCCGCCTAATGCATAATGAGCGAACGCCGGGGGATGAGTTAGCAGAACGAATTTATCAAAAAATGGAGCGAATCAAGCACGATCCAGAAAGGCGGCGGAGCTTTATGAAGTACGAGTTAGATTTAATGGAAGCACGGAACGAAGGTCAAGCAATCGGCTTGAAAAAGGGTCGTGAACAGGGCATCGAGTCTGCGGTGAAAATGCTTATCAGCTTGCGGCTGGATGATGAAACAATTGTTCATAAGCTAATGGATGCGTACAATCTTTCTTACGAGGAAGCCTGGCATTATCTAGAGCAGGCACGATAA